In Pyricularia oryzae 70-15 chromosome 2, whole genome shotgun sequence, one genomic interval encodes:
- a CDS encoding proteasome subunit alpha type-4 has protein sequence MSRRYDSRTTIFSPEGRLYQVEYALEAISHAGTAIGILAKDGIVLAAERKVTSKLLEQDTSAEKLYILNDNMICAVAGMTADANILINFARQNAQRYLLTYNEDIPCEQLVRRLCDLKQGYTQHGGLRPFGVSFIYAGWDPQRQFQLYLSNPSGNYGGWKATSVGANNASAQSLLKQDYKEDCSLKEACGMAVKVLSKTMDSTKLSSEKIEFATVGQTKDGKVYHRLWSADEITALLKEHDLAKDDSTDDK, from the exons ATGTCTCGCAGATACGATTCCAGG ACAACAATCTTCTCTCCAGAAGGCCGTCTATACCAAGTCGAGTATGCCCTCGAAGCCATCTCCCACGCCGGTACCGCCATCGGCATCCTTGCCAAGGATGGCATAGTGCTGGCCGCCGAGCGAAAAGTGACTTCGAAGCTCTTGGAACAAGACACGTCTGCGGAGAAGCTATACATTCTCAACGACAACATGATCTGCGCCGTAGCCGGCATGACGGCCGATGCCAACATCCTCATCAACTTCGCCCGCCAAAACGCCCAGCGCTACCTGCTGACCTACAACGAGGACATACCCTGCGAGCAGCTCGTCCGCCGCCTGTGCGATCTCAAGCAGGGCTACACCCAGCACGGAGGTCTCAGGCCCTTCGGAGTATCTTTCATCTACGCCGGCTGGGACCCCCAGCGCCAGTTCCAGCTCTACCTCAGCAACCCCTCGGGCAACTATGGCGGTTGGAAGGCCACCAGTGTCGGCGCCAACAATGCGAGTGCCCAGAGCCTGCTCAAGCAGGACTACAAGGAGGACTGCAGTCTGAAGGAGGCATGTGGGATGGCCGTCAAGGTGCTTAGCAAGACTATGGATTCCACCAAGTTGAGCAGTGAGAAGA TCGAGTTTGCCACCGTAGGTCAGACCAAAGACGGCAAGGTTTACCACAGGCTATGGAGTGCAGACGAGATCACGGCGTTATTGAAGGAGCATGACTTGGCTAAGGACGACAGCACTGATGACAAATAA
- a CDS encoding diacylglycerol pyrophosphate phosphatase 1 codes for MAPSNDRRGGNRGDGVLDSAARFWRRSYAPDYVGFGALVAGYMVLVFFVEPFHRMFSISDLAISFPHAEHERVPVFMNIVYAAAVPLAVVVATNLATRASAHKHHVAILGLAVGLVLTSFLTDVVKNAVGRPRPDLLARCKPRPGTAENRLVDWTVCTEKEHHLLHDGWRSFPSGHSSFSFAGLGYTALFLAGQLRIFAYDGERDGEEDGSGAGKMERVVSAAHGRGLGTALFCMIPLLGATMIAISRCQDYRHDVYDVCTGALLGSVVTYWSYRRYWPRFGSYRCSEPWPSPGAVEDRGKGYARMRRDEESGVRGGGGSSAGYSGGYEMRIMER; via the exons ATGGCCCCGTCGAACGACAGGAGGGGAGGGAACCGCGGCGATGGGGTTCTGGACTCCGCGGCGCGGTTCTGGCGACGCTCGTACGCTCCCGATTATGTCGGATTCGGAGCACTGGTAGCCGGCTACATGGTG CTCGTCTTCTTCGTAGAGCCCTTCCATCGCATGTTCTCCATCAGCGACCTGGCCATCTCCTTCCCGCACGCCGAGCACGAGCGTGTACCCGTGTTCATGAACATCGTCTACGCGGCCGCGGTGCCGCTGGCCGTCGTGGTGGCCACCAACCTCGCCACGCGCGCCTCGGCCCACAAGCACCACGTCGCCATCCTCGGCCTGGCCGTCGGCCTGGTGCTGACGTCGTTCCTCACCGACGTGGTCAAGAACGCCGTCGGCCGGCCGCGGCCAGACCTGCTCGCCCGCTGCAAGCCCAGGCCCGGGACCGCGGAGAACCGCCTCGTCGACTGGACCGTCTGCACCGAAAAGGAGCACCACCTGCTGCACGACGGGTGGAGGAGCTTTCCGAGCGGGCACTCGAGCTTTTCGTTTGCCGGGCTGGGCTACACGGCGCTGTTCCTGGCGGGGCAGCTTAGGATATTCGCCTACGATGGGGAGAGGGATGGAGAGGAGGACGGCAGCGGCGCTGGAAAGATGGAGAGGGTGGTGTCGGCGGCGCACGGGAGGGGGTTGGGCACGGCGCTGTTCTGCATGATACCCCTGCTCGGAGCGACCATGATCGCCATCAGCAGGTGCCAGGACTACAGGCATGATGTCTACGACGTTTGCACGGGTGCGCTGCTCGGATCCGTGGTCACGTACTGGAGCTACAGGCGTTACTGGCCGAGGTTTGGGAGTTACAGGTGTTCGGAGCCGTGGCCGAGCCCAGGGGCCGTGGAGGATCGGGGGAAGGGGTATGCCAGGATGCGGAGGGACGAGGAGAGTGGCGTCCGGGGAGGCGGGGGAAGTTCTGCAGGTTATAGTGGTGGGTACGAGATGAGGATCATGGAGAGATGA
- a CDS encoding phosphorylcholine phosphatase, translating to MKVNFSLALAGLAALASSSPCQAKPVTTNSTMLSHWPSAAATSLEAMIKRNAHTGAYAAFDMDNTSWRFDVEESLIPYLDNKGVLSRDKLDPSLKIIPFKDTATYKESLYSYYSRLCDIDAMVCYPWAAQVFSGMKLRELKGWVDELMTFEGGIINTTQWVGNAVQNVSVSRPIPFRAQQQLYNALMDNGISVYVVTASNEELVRMVASDPKYGYNVPPANVIGVTTLLSNASDPSNPTTARKAIEDGVYDPEAFLDLTITPYLWTPATWMSGKYGAILTYISQWRKAVLVAGDTPDSDGYMLFHDVDVAKGGVRLWINKKQSNMDQLQGMIANNTMEQASLGQEVTADKNWVIVKPEEIL from the coding sequence ATGAAGGTCAACTTCTCCCTCGCCCTGGCCGGCCTCGCGGCCCTCGCCAGCTCCTCCCCGTGCCAGGCCAAGCCCGTCACCACCAACAGCACGATGCTCTCCCACTGGccttcggcggcggcgacgtcgcTCGAGGCCATGATCAAGCGCAACGCGCACACGGGAGCCTACGCGGCGTTCGACATGGACAACACGTCGTGGCGCTTCGACGTCGAGGAGTCGCTGATCCCGTACCTGGACAACAAGGGCGTGCTGAGCCGGGACAAGCTCGACCCGTCGCTCAAGATCATCCCCTTCAAGGACACGGCGACGTACAAGGAGTCGTTGTACAGCTACTACAGCCGGCTGTGCGACATCGACGCCATGGTCTGCTACCCCTGGGCGGCGCAGGTGTTCTCGGGCATGAAGCTGCGCGAGCTCAAGGGCTGGGTCGACGAGCTCATGACCTTTGAGGGCGGCATCATCAACACGACGCAGTGGGTCGGCAACGCCGTCCAGAACGTGTCGGTCAGCCGGCCCATCCCCTTCCgtgcgcagcagcagctttaCAACGCGCTTATGGACAACGGCATCTCGGTCTACGTCGTGACCGCGTCCAACGAGGAGCTGGTACGCATGGTGGCGTCGGATCCCAAGTACGGCTACAACGTGCCGCCGGCAAACGTCATTGGCGTGACGACTCTGCTGTCCAACGCCTCGGACCCGTCGAACCCAACCACGGCGCGCAAGGCGATCGAGGACGGCGTCTACGACCCCGAGGCCTTCCTCGACCTGACCATCACGCCCTACCTGTGGACGCCGGCGACGTGGATGTCGGGCAAGTACGGCGCTATCCTGACCTACATCAGCCAGTGGCGCAAGGCGGTGCTGGTGGCGGGCGACACGCCCGACAGCGACGGTTACATGCTGTTCCACGACGTTGACGTGGCAAAGGGCGGCGTCAGGCTGTGGATCAACAAGAAGCAGAGCAACATGGATCAGCTGCAGGGCATGATTGCCAACAACACCATGGAGCAGGCCAGCCTGGGACAGGAGGTCACCGCCGACAAGAACTGGGTTATCGTGAAGCCCGAAGAGATTCTGTAG